A genomic stretch from Patescibacteria group bacterium includes:
- the recJ gene encoding single-stranded-DNA-specific exonuclease RecJ: MGYTWIFPSAIPSTELIEAYHPTIASILAQRGIHTKEDAEIFLNPDYYRDCNDPFLFEDMTIAVDRIASALARGEQMTIYCDYDVDGLSSGALLYLTIRQLGGNVGAYMNHREHDGYGLQKSAIQKCINDGTTLFITTDCGISNAAEIAFAKQYGADVIITDHHTVPSSTDDMPAACAIIHPLVRAQAYPCKNLAGGGTAYKLAQALIRSSNSDIELRRSMAKSEKGTSVDWSAYEKWLLDLVCLSTIGDCVPLQGENRMFVRYGLRVLHKTQRPGLQALLKRMRDRNMKLTSRAVSFFLAPRINAASRMEHAQLAFDLLTTSSVERAEQLAEILEKKNTERQKKTEQLVSDVREQLDIYHAEEKKILVGNGDEWPLGILGLVAGRLCDYYRKPVVLMTSGNGSVSGAARSIGGFHIAHAFSEISHYFDRYGGHQAAGGFALKKESSVEDVRQSLESIGNKRIQGEHDSSIPLHLDAEARLSDISWDMLSQLKKFEPYGQENSKPKIVLKGVKIENKQCVGKTGKHVRFTIQQDSIRKQCIGFSLSDTVKDLDVGDYVDIACELDENEWNGSKSIQISIIGMRRSVLTASV; encoded by the coding sequence ATGGGTTATACATGGATTTTCCCTTCAGCCATACCTAGTACAGAACTCATTGAAGCATATCATCCGACTATTGCATCGATTCTGGCTCAACGCGGTATACACACAAAAGAAGATGCAGAGATTTTTTTGAATCCTGATTATTATCGTGATTGTAACGATCCGTTTTTATTTGAAGATATGACGATAGCAGTGGATCGTATAGCATCTGCCCTTGCACGGGGTGAGCAGATGACGATTTATTGCGATTATGATGTAGATGGACTGTCTTCGGGTGCACTGCTCTATCTGACGATTAGACAGTTAGGCGGTAATGTCGGTGCATATATGAATCATCGTGAGCACGATGGCTATGGACTTCAGAAAAGTGCCATACAAAAATGCATCAACGATGGCACGACACTTTTTATCACAACTGATTGCGGAATCTCAAATGCAGCAGAAATTGCTTTTGCTAAACAGTATGGAGCGGATGTTATTATTACAGATCACCATACGGTGCCATCCTCAACAGATGATATGCCAGCAGCGTGCGCTATCATCCATCCATTAGTGCGGGCACAAGCATATCCATGTAAAAATTTAGCAGGTGGAGGTACGGCATATAAATTAGCCCAAGCGCTTATTCGTTCGTCAAACAGTGATATTGAGCTTCGAAGATCAATGGCAAAAAGCGAAAAGGGGACTTCCGTTGATTGGTCGGCATATGAAAAATGGCTATTAGACTTAGTATGCCTTTCAACAATTGGGGATTGCGTTCCTCTTCAAGGCGAGAATAGAATGTTTGTACGTTATGGTCTTCGCGTACTTCACAAAACGCAGCGCCCCGGCCTACAAGCATTACTTAAGCGAATGAGAGACCGCAATATGAAGCTTACCAGTAGGGCTGTTAGTTTCTTTCTTGCACCAAGGATTAACGCAGCAAGTAGAATGGAACACGCTCAATTGGCATTTGATTTACTTACTACGTCTTCAGTTGAACGCGCCGAGCAACTTGCTGAAATTTTAGAAAAGAAAAATACCGAACGTCAAAAGAAAACTGAGCAACTTGTTTCTGATGTTCGAGAACAGCTTGATATATACCACGCAGAAGAAAAAAAGATTCTTGTGGGAAATGGTGACGAATGGCCACTCGGCATTCTTGGACTTGTTGCCGGTAGATTGTGTGATTACTATAGAAAACCAGTTGTATTAATGACAAGCGGTAACGGAAGTGTTTCGGGTGCTGCTCGAAGTATTGGCGGTTTTCATATTGCTCATGCCTTTTCAGAGATAAGCCATTATTTTGACAGATATGGAGGTCATCAGGCAGCTGGTGGATTTGCGTTAAAAAAGGAATCTTCCGTAGAGGATGTGCGCCAATCGCTTGAGTCTATCGGTAATAAGCGGATACAGGGTGAGCATGATTCTTCTATCCCGCTTCACTTAGATGCTGAGGCGAGGCTTTCGGATATTTCATGGGATATGCTTAGTCAACTCAAAAAATTTGAACCCTACGGACAGGAGAATAGTAAACCAAAAATTGTATTAAAAGGTGTGAAAATTGAAAACAAACAGTGTGTTGGTAAGACGGGAAAACATGTGCGTTTCACCATTCAACAAGATTCCATTCGCAAGCAATGTATTGGTTTTTCCTTAAGCGATACCGTGAAGGATCTTGATGTCGGTGACTACGTTGATATTGCCTGTGAATTGGATGAAAATGAGTGGAATGGCTCAAAGAGCATACAAATTTCTATTATAGGTATGAGACGATCAGTGCTTACAGCCTCTGTATGA
- a CDS encoding sugar transferase codes for MKKAELVFSAITVPLDASMIVAAGCAAYFLRFQTLTDLWPVLFQIPFSQYLFFIGIFALYSTAVFACAGLYAIRRWKIHNEFQRIFVASSASVMLLIVTIFFRQEFFSSRFIVLAVWLLMIVLVLSGRGVLRVMRIACFYRGIGLHSVALVGQQERIAQLQSFIETHLSLGYRIVATSERLTDDFKELCMRLKSQGKLDELIVVSSQAHQQLELLAELATYLHIDFEYSSDMISVGRLQSTMIAGLPFVEVRRTRLQGWWRIVKRMLDVIGSCICILLFLPLMVLISAWIRYSSKGPIIYKDVRVGQRGLFHTYKFRTMYIQFCTGPGYDNTGSAEKLEEKLISEKNERQGPVPKVLNDPRRTPVGRILERTSLDELPQFFNVFLGNMSLVGPRPHRPKEVAGYDISHHRLFSVKPGITGLAQISGRSDLDFSEEVKLDTFYIENWSLYLDCAILFKTPWAVLSRKSRV; via the coding sequence ATGAAGAAAGCTGAACTTGTTTTTTCTGCAATTACTGTACCTCTTGATGCAAGTATGATTGTTGCGGCAGGTTGTGCTGCATATTTTTTACGTTTTCAAACACTCACTGATCTTTGGCCTGTTCTCTTTCAAATACCCTTTTCGCAATACCTCTTTTTTATTGGAATTTTTGCATTGTATAGCACTGCTGTATTTGCTTGTGCAGGTCTCTATGCTATTCGGCGCTGGAAAATACATAATGAATTTCAGAGAATTTTTGTAGCGTCGTCTGCATCGGTCATGCTTCTTATTGTAACTATTTTTTTCAGACAGGAATTTTTTAGCTCTCGATTTATTGTTCTCGCAGTATGGCTTTTAATGATAGTGCTTGTACTAAGTGGTAGGGGAGTGCTACGAGTTATGCGCATAGCATGTTTTTATAGAGGAATTGGCCTCCATTCGGTTGCACTAGTGGGACAGCAAGAGCGCATTGCGCAATTGCAATCATTTATTGAAACTCATCTCTCTCTTGGTTATCGCATCGTTGCCACATCGGAAAGGTTGACTGATGATTTCAAAGAGCTATGCATGCGTCTGAAATCACAAGGCAAACTCGATGAATTAATTGTTGTCAGTAGTCAAGCACATCAGCAGCTTGAGTTGTTGGCGGAACTAGCAACCTATCTTCACATTGATTTTGAATATTCTTCGGATATGATCAGTGTCGGTAGACTCCAATCCACAATGATTGCAGGACTGCCATTTGTGGAAGTACGCAGAACGCGACTTCAAGGATGGTGGAGAATCGTTAAGCGCATGCTTGATGTAATTGGATCATGTATCTGTATTCTTCTCTTCTTGCCATTAATGGTGCTTATTTCCGCATGGATTAGATATTCAAGTAAGGGGCCGATTATATATAAGGATGTGCGGGTAGGACAGCGTGGACTGTTTCATACGTATAAATTCAGAACAATGTATATCCAGTTCTGTACAGGCCCGGGATATGATAATACAGGCTCAGCAGAAAAGCTTGAAGAAAAGCTTATTTCAGAAAAAAATGAACGGCAGGGTCCTGTACCAAAAGTACTCAATGATCCTCGACGGACGCCCGTAGGACGCATTCTCGAGAGGACAAGCCTTGATGAACTACCGCAGTTTTTTAATGTATTTCTTGGAAACATGAGTTTAGTAGGTCCTCGCCCTCATCGTCCAAAGGAGGTTGCCGGCTATGATATTAGTCACCATAGATTATTTAGCGTAAAGCCAGGTATTACCGGCCTTGCTCAGATCAGTGGCAGAAGCGACTTAGATTTTAGTGAGGAGGTTAAACTTGATACTTTCTACATCGAAAATTGGTCACTATACCTCGACTGTGCCATTCTCTTTAAAACGCCATGGGCAGTACTTTCTCGTAAATCACGCGTATGA
- a CDS encoding thermonuclease family protein produces MSQKTIITVVSLLLVFYTPFNALAMKTEVLHVIDGDTLIIKTGKKIEHIRILGIDTPELYTSKTGVAQCYARESLAEVRKIVKGNKQLDIEKDSLAKNRDAYGRHLRHVNHGSMSLSEHLVRNGFAKVYTRSPASNTQKLLTLQQEAQRTKKGLWKWCK; encoded by the coding sequence ATGTCCCAAAAAACAATTATAACTGTAGTATCTTTACTCCTAGTCTTCTATACTCCCTTTAATGCACTTGCCATGAAAACTGAAGTCCTTCATGTCATTGATGGTGATACGCTTATCATAAAAACCGGAAAAAAAATTGAACACATACGAATTCTTGGTATTGACACTCCTGAACTATATACATCAAAAACAGGTGTCGCACAATGCTATGCTCGTGAATCTCTGGCTGAAGTAAGAAAAATAGTTAAAGGTAATAAACAGCTTGATATTGAAAAGGATTCTTTAGCAAAAAATAGAGATGCCTATGGCAGGCATCTTAGGCATGTTAATCATGGCAGTATGTCGCTAAGTGAGCATCTGGTAAGAAACGGTTTTGCTAAAGTGTACACCCGATCCCCTGCTTCAAATACACAAAAGCTTCTTACTCTGCAGCAAGAAGCTCAACGTACTAAAAAAGGCCTTTGGAAATGGTGTAAATAA
- a CDS encoding ribonuclease HI family protein, which produces MKKLIIHTDGGARGNPGPAAIGCVLFDPDIKEEYYISNYIGSTTNNQAEYRALLAALEKAQVLMATHVECYLDSELVVKQMRGEYRVRDKNLSPLYLKIWNLTLKFTSITFNHIPRAMNKKADSLVNKALDEYGTHS; this is translated from the coding sequence ATGAAAAAATTAATTATACATACAGACGGTGGTGCGCGTGGCAATCCCGGGCCTGCTGCAATTGGGTGCGTCCTTTTTGACCCCGATATAAAAGAGGAATATTATATCAGCAACTACATAGGCTCGACAACAAATAATCAGGCTGAATACAGAGCATTGCTAGCAGCACTGGAAAAAGCACAGGTGCTTATGGCAACGCATGTAGAGTGTTATCTTGATAGCGAACTTGTTGTAAAACAGATGAGGGGGGAGTATCGCGTACGCGATAAAAATCTCTCCCCGCTCTATTTAAAAATTTGGAACCTTACACTCAAATTTACGTCTATTACATTTAATCACATTCCCCGTGCAATGAACAAAAAGGCTGATTCTCTTGTAAATAAGGCACTTGATGAATATGGCACTCACAGCTAA
- a CDS encoding glycosyltransferase, which yields MNVALIHDHLMQEGGAERVLKAISEVYPDAPIFTLLYDAKKLNRTFAHDRVRPSFLQHIPFAKHSYQWLLPLMPLATEMYNLSDYDVIISSSSAFSKGVLTKPGSVHICYCHTPTRYLWTDTLSYVQDMKHPRFVKALVPPMLSRMRIWDRLAADRVDYFIANSLNVSERIKKYYNRSSAIIYPPIDVSSYNIGRGDGGYYLAGGRLVSYKRYDIIIDAFNRLGIPLHIFGSGPSLDQLRSNAKKNITFLGALSDSQLQQQYMECTAFIHPQEEDFGITPVEAMAAGRPVIAYAAGGALETVLPGVTGHFFTDQDYAALIDVILHFKPEYYRSDEIHKHAMQFDTSVFKQSLRTYVDSKYRKL from the coding sequence ATGAATGTTGCTCTTATTCACGATCATCTGATGCAGGAGGGGGGCGCTGAGCGCGTACTCAAGGCTATTAGCGAGGTCTATCCGGATGCGCCAATTTTTACGTTGCTGTATGATGCTAAAAAATTGAATAGAACGTTTGCACATGATCGCGTGCGTCCTTCATTTTTACAGCATATTCCATTTGCAAAGCATTCATATCAGTGGTTACTACCACTCATGCCCCTCGCTACTGAAATGTATAATCTTTCTGATTACGACGTAATCATATCGAGCAGCTCGGCATTTTCAAAAGGTGTTCTTACCAAGCCCGGATCTGTTCATATTTGCTACTGCCATACTCCTACACGCTACCTGTGGACAGATACGCTTAGCTATGTACAAGATATGAAGCATCCGCGATTTGTAAAAGCTTTAGTTCCTCCGATGCTGTCCCGAATGAGGATATGGGATCGTTTAGCTGCAGATCGTGTGGATTATTTTATTGCAAATTCCCTTAATGTTAGCGAGCGTATTAAAAAATACTATAATCGATCAAGCGCCATCATCTATCCACCTATAGATGTCTCTTCCTACAACATTGGAAGAGGGGATGGCGGCTATTATCTTGCCGGTGGTCGTCTCGTTTCCTATAAGCGGTATGATATCATAATTGATGCATTTAATAGACTTGGCATACCCCTGCATATATTTGGTAGTGGACCATCACTGGATCAACTTCGTTCAAATGCAAAGAAGAATATTACTTTTTTAGGAGCACTTTCAGATTCACAATTACAGCAACAGTATATGGAGTGTACTGCCTTTATTCACCCGCAAGAGGAAGATTTTGGCATAACGCCAGTGGAAGCAATGGCTGCTGGTAGACCGGTTATTGCATATGCTGCTGGAGGCGCGCTAGAAACAGTACTACCGGGTGTTACCGGGCATTTTTTTACCGATCAGGATTACGCGGCACTTATTGATGTTATTTTACATTTTAAGCCAGAATACTATCGGTCAGATGAAATTCATAAGCATGCAATGCAGTTTGATACATCGGTGTTTAAGCAATCATTACGAACCTACGTAGACAGTAAGTATCGCAAACTCTAG